A window of Pseudoliparis swirei isolate HS2019 ecotype Mariana Trench chromosome 13, NWPU_hadal_v1, whole genome shotgun sequence genomic DNA:
TACATTATACTTATAAACTTCTGTAATTGAATGCATTTAGCTTTTTCAGGAGTTTTCAAATGCTTCTCACAAGCGGGTTTGCCTTTGGCCAGGTGGCCGCTGTaaataagatttttttaaaataaaacatcaagTTCGAAGATGAGAGGAAGTTCAGTCGCATGATAATAGATGAACTCCATCCACTGAGAAGGACAATGAGATGTGATTAAAAAGCTCTGTAAAGAAAAGtgcaataaagaaaagaaaatgcactCAATAGAAAGCCTTGAAAGAGGAATTGGCTTCGAGCACTGCCACTAAACGTGTAAAGCATTTAACAAATTAGAGTGAATTTTATTGATCCTTAACAGCATGTCATATTTGTTCTTGTACGTCTGTTTGAAAGTGAAATATCGGACAGCTGTTGCATTAAACAGCAATTGAAAAGCAGCAAATACAGTTCAACCAACATAAAGGTCAACTCTATTCGTACCAATTATATAAGAGATGAAATCTTTACCCGATACCATCCATCAGATCTGTATTCTACCACTGCTGctgtttatattattatagtgtatAGTAAAAATGGAGAGGATGCAGTCTGTGGAGCAGGATTTATGCTACCTGAAGGTCAGCACTCGGGGGGGCAGAAAGCCTTGGACTGTCTTGTTCAACCGGCATGAAATGCACAGACTATACATACCAGTAAGTCTTAGATCATATCTGGAGTGACTCTTATCCCCATTAATTTAAGCTTTGTATTTAACACCTGCCAGGTAGGCGTTTGTACATGCTACTTGGATTAAGTACCCACCAATCTTTAGTTTCGTTTCAGTGAAGGCACAGCACCATCTAGTGTTACCTCTAGAGTCATTGAGTGAATTGCTTGTCATGTCATTTCAGCTAAAAAGACCAGTTTTGGGATTGTATTTGGATGCCTGGGTCTTTTTACATTAGTCAATGTTCTGGATTTTAAGGGTTCCCATGTTTTAATTTGCAACGCTAATGTATAACTCTGAACCTGCATCCTGAAAAAGGCCAATCAAATGAATGTGTTAACACAAATGGCAACACAGGAAATAAGACTGCAATAAATTATTTGAAGATCAAGGGATAAGGCAACAACTAAAAAGGTGATATcgcctttgaaaaacaatatttaaaaaagaaagaaattttttaacagaatacattcaaacagCGTACTACAAGTACTGGACATATTTGTATTGGTAATTAAAAGTACTTTTTTGGGGAGGAAAAACTAAGTGTAAATCGCAAATAATTATTCAAgacctgaaataaaaaaaactgataTATACATTTCAAGGCTTTTTCAAAATGTGAAGAAATCCTGTTCTTGACTTCTTAAAAAACACCAAGACTAGCTGGCCCTCTATGCAATAGTGCTGCTCTCACAGGGGTTAGCAGACAGCAATTGTTTAGTAGTGTTTACTAAACTAATAAACCATGTTTTACTGCAAAGAAGATTTTTATTAAACGTATTCAACAAAAGAATAGGACTTCAAGGATACGGgtttattgaaaaaataattgCTACAAGAGAACAATAATCCAATTAAGAAAATTGGAGTAGTAGTCCATAAAAATGAACTctttatgaatgaataaatagacTGTGGCTGATGTCAACAAAGGAAAATACTTGGCTTTGTTGAGCCCGCTTGTTTATTGATCTTTTAATGCGCTGCGTGGGCAACGTCGCACAGACATCCTCTAAGAACAAACAGCTCAATAATATGTAGAATTATTCATCATGGAATATGAGATTGCTATTCTTTATTCAATGGGCTGTTTTGGGTAATGCATAATTATTGAATCAATTACTGGTTTGAACTCTGGTTTCCTCAATTAAATATTGAACACGTTTTTTTTGCTCAAGTTGCAGTCTATGGAAACCTTTTCTTCACATAGGTGTCCACAGAGCCCGATAGAAGCACACCActtcttcatttaaaaacaaatacatgtttCACGCAACCTGTTCATTATGATTATCAGGTGGAAGGTTAAGGGGTATTGTTGAACAGTTGGTCGAGATTAGAAGGACAAGATGGTTCTCTGGATGATATCGATGCAGTCGTGCAGCTCATGCTCTTTGATGGTGAGGGGAGGGGCCAGGCGGATGATGTCCCCGTGGGTGGGCTTGGCCAGCAGTCCGCTGTCACGCAGGCGCAAGCACACCTTCCAGGCGTTGTAGTCTGAGGATTGTTGTCAGAAAAAAAGGTCAGATTCAGTGACTGCAAGGTGCCAACAGTGTTCTACTCTTCATTTTTCTTACAAAAGAAAGGAAAGTGGGAAGCtgcttttctaaaaaaaatggaaaagacATGTGACCCTTTTAATTTGAAACACCTTAAGATGAATAGCAGAAAAATCTTTATAATCTTGGCTTAGAGAAACTTGTTTTCCTAGTCAAATTAACCGATACTGCCTCCAAAAGTGACATCATAAATTCAAGTCTGGATGCTCACGTCTTCATAGGCTATCAGTTTGTTTCCATATGCAACACCACTTAATCCTACACACAGGTCCACTAATGGGGAATTTGCCAATATTTTGTACttcataaaaatacaaaataaagggaTGACCAGATCATGCTTAATTTACTAAACTAAGTCCTTTTAGAAGGTTTTAGAACAGTTCAGTACCTTTAGACTCTTTAATGACAACGGCGTTGAGGAGGCCTTTCCCTCTGACAGTAGTCACAATGTCTTTGGGCAGTTTGCTCAGCTCGCTCCGCAGCAACACTCCCATCCTCTGAGCGTTCTCtgccagcttctcctcctcaaGCACCTGCAAACAAgaaatgtagttttttttaaatttgtaagaTCATTTATGACATCAATGTGACACTTTTCTTCTGACTTTAAATTGCCAGGAACTGGAGCAACATTGTGGTATGTTGCATATCACACTGGGAGTTCTCCCCGtttaataaagtaaaacaaaaaaggacaaaacaagTAGGAACGAGATGGACAAAGAAACTATGAATGAAGTGCATTTCAACACTGACTTTTAGTGCAGCGACTGCGACCTGACAGGCAATGGGGTTACCGCCATATGTGGACCCGTGTTCTCCAGGCTTGATGGTCAACATTATCTCATCATCACACAGCACGGCAGACACCTGAGGCACACAAACACGGATTCATAAAAGCAAACGGTAACTTCACTATTATGATCAAACTTTATGGACTTTTGGAGTCttccaaaaaataaaatccataaTATGCCATGATGTGTGACAAATGCTTACAGGGTAAACGCCTCCAGAAAGAGCTTTGCCCAGAACCACGATATCTGGACGGACTTCCTCGTGGTCCACAGCCAGGCGCCGGCCGGTCCTTGCCAAGCCGGTCTGCACCTCATCATCAATCCACAACACCTGGGCAAAACACAGAGGACTCGTGTAGTCGTCTCAAAGCCCCACTGCAGTCGTCGCCACAGTCCGAGGTTTGGGCTTTTAGATCCATAAACTTAAAATAGGATTAGTCCGATATATTTGCAGAAATTTAATCCAATCTATATATACGGTGTCATTAATGTATAATCACATGAAGCTTAGAATCATTTTGGTTTTGTTCGTTTAGAAATGAGCCGTTTACATGGACATAGGGAGCGGGTCCTCGCCACAGCAGCCCACAAGGCACGAACCAACACCATCTAGCAAGAGACTTCTGGCTTCGTTTCCGTTACAGCTTCAAAGCATTGCACAACCCTTAAATGTCTAACGCTGTGCAAAGTTAGTGTGTTTAGGCAATATAGTATAAATATCATATTTGAAAATTCATACAGAAATCCTTTTCTCCACAGACCAAGACATGTTGTATTAACCCGTTCTACTCTTTGCCTGATGGAAAGTGACTTCCAGTTCACATTATTGACTTAAACCTCATCCTTCCCTGAAGAATGCTTTTCTACcagattttttaataaataaataaatggccaaAACTGAAGCCCAAACTGCAGTTTTCCTCAATTAATTTGGCGGTCAGGTGGAGCCGCAATGTACTGCAACAGCTGAGCGTGTGTAAGAAAGGTTTTCCCACTAATTAGAAACATTATATTACGGACTATTTAGGCCAAACTGAGCCCTAGGAGCTGTGCATGTGGGGAATACAGCGTGCACGTGATAACATGTTGTCTCTAGAGTGCTGTGCATCCACATACCAGACAAGGCCTCTTAAATGAAGGATGGGACTCAAGCCTTTCTGTTCAGTGCAGAACAGCTTTTATACCCCGATGACAGGAGGGGGGACATCTCCTCTTTTAACTCTCCTTGACAAAAGATTCACTTTTTGTTGTGCTCTGCCTCGAGTACCAGACCCAAATGCACGTCCTACCCTTAGCGAACAGCAACacttgagttttttttattactaaaAGACAAGTATATAAAAGATGGCCAATGTAAACATTCAAGTAAAGCCGGGTCCCATAACATGTCATTCCTGCTAATCTGTGCTCTAGTCCAGACTCACGTTGTATTTGGTGCAAAGTTCTCTGACTTTGGTGAGGTAGCCCTGGTCTGGCACCACCACCCCGGCCTCCCCCTGGATGGGCTCCACCATGAAAGCAGCAACATTGGGGTCTTGAAACGCTTTCTGTAGGGGAAAAAATATGGTTTTATATTTGTCCAAGTTCACCCCATCAAACTAACACTTGCTAGTTTAGTCAATCATTACATTCTCATGTTGACATAAAACAGCAGCAGTTGCTAAACTCAGCAGACACACGCAACAGCAGTCATTAAGTAGGTCCTGTTCACAAACTTTATAACGAGGTCAGGTCAGCTAATTTGGAGAATCTTTTGAaatcaattttttattttcttaaaaatTTGGAGCATTGCAGCTCACATGCCATTCCATTGTACTGCCTCAACAACTGAACCAACAGGGAAACAAACATGTATTGTAAGATAGAATCAAAACCTGTACCTCCAGTGAAGGGATGTCGTTGTATGGGACAATCTCAAAGCCCGGCATGAAGGGGCCGAAACCCTCGTAACTACTAGGGTCAGTTGAGCTGGAGATGGCCGCCATGGTGCGACCCCAGAAGTTTCCATCTACATATCAAGAGTGAATGAGGCATATGTATCATGGTTGTGTTTACATCTTTACATGATGTAGGACATTCGGTCACCttctccccgggcgcttcactgcagcccactgctccttaacaaccaaggatgggtcaaatgcagagaagaatttccccactggATAAATAAAAGCGTAaatgtctttttctttcttcttcatctgtCCAGATGATTAGACTAAAGCCAAATTTGACCATCTTGAACGATTGTCGTATAAGGCGAGGTGTAAATAATCATTGTAGTAATCAAGAGTTAAAGCGTCTTAACATTTGAACTCAGAATCTAAACTCCTGATTTAAGTACAATATGCAAAGAATGTGTAAAGGCACaagttattaaaaagtactaatgaacacatttattttctggCACCTTGAGCTCCCCGACAGAAGGAGCCGTGTGACGTAGCATAAGATTGTGACTTACCTGCAAAAATGATTTTGGCCTGATTTTTGGGAACCCCCTTCACGTTGTAAGCCCACTTGCGGGCGAGCTTACAGGCCGTCTCACAAGCTTCAACACCTAACGAAAGTAAGACACGTCAACAAATGCACTCATAATAGCCTCGGAGGATATTTCGTTAGTGTGCGATGCTTCCCTCCAGTACCTGTATTCATGGGTAAGACTTTGTCGTAGCCAAACAAGCCAGTGATGTACTCCTCGTAGACTCCCAGCACATTGTTGTAGAACGCTCTGGAAGTCAGGGAGAGTTTGGAGGCCTGGGCGCTGAGCGCGGCGACGATCTTTGGGTGGCAATGGCCCTGGTTCACTGCACTGTAAGCACTCAGGAAGTCGTAATACCGGCTGCCTTCCACGTCCCACAAGTAGATGCCTGGAGTACAGGAGAAAACAGAGTTGTTAGGAAGTGTGATCACTCATGAGTCATCAGGAGAATCACACATTAAATCACACTTTTGTAATCAAATGATACTCTGCActcaccctccccccgctccaAGGCCACGGGCAACGGGTGGTAGTTGTGCGCCCCGTACTTGTCCTCGCGGGCGTAGATTTCGTCCGAGGTCAGGGAGCGGTCGGACATCAGTTTGGTTGCGGCAGTGGAGGCGGGACGTGTGCCCGAGTGGAGGCCGCGACTCAGCACGGGGGCGGCGCGGCTCAGGTTGCGGCTGAGCTGGAAAATCATTCCCTTCATGGCTGCAAGCTGCTACGTCTATTAgataagagcacacacacaatttggTTTTTACGACTGTTGGCTTTTTTAAACCGTTGGGGTTTCTTTGTGGCATTCCACAGAGCAGGTCTGCTGAACAACGCATTTCTCTTTCACTGGCAACACAATAGAGGAACGGAGTTGATTGAGTTTAACAATCCCACAGCAGCATGGCAACTCAAGTACTCAACTGTGACGTTGCACACCTCATTTGCTCGCAATAAAAGTAGACTTAAGTTTAAAGTGACACTACTCTGTCCTCTCATCTTACTGCTCACCACATGCATAATGCACTGCTGCTTCCTCGACGTTTAAATAGCCATGACTCGTAAAAGTAGCCTTTATTACGTGGTATTGGCAATATAAAAATACCAATACaagtcttctttttttcgaGTGGAAAATCTAGAGAAGTTTCCCAGTTGTCTATCTGGATAATCTATAACTTTGAACACTGTCTGGacctataaatacatattaacaGCAGCTGGCCTGGTATCAAGGGCTCGTGACCATTACAGCTGCTCGAGAGGTGATAGGTTCCTGGGGGAGCTGCCTCCCCGACACAACCCAACAGGAACTTCAGGACCCAGCGCGCTAATTAAGGACAGTCAGCTTCCAGCATAACGCCGCAGCACGGAGGACAACGTGTCCCTCCGTGTAAACCCTCGAGATAAATATGACAATATAAAGCGTTTACACTCACCCGAAGAGTGTAACACGCTTTTGAGTAGTGCACGCGCCCGCGCTCACACACAAACCCAACCACAGCTAGCTAACATTAGCACCTGTCTGACTTCAGTTACTTTAAGCCATCCCTACATTCATCATTTCCAGGGAAGTTGAAACGGTAGTGTACCAGAAAGAAGTGGAGAgaagttgtttttttgcttGAATCGCGGATGAGGTCCGTCGAGTCCGATGGATGAAATGGAAGGTTCCTGCGCGGCTTATTAAATGGTCTAAGGGggaaggaggtggggggggaggcaGCGTCAGCGCGTGGCACGTTCCTGCGTGCGTGGCTGCGTCAGAGGACACGCCTCCATGTTGCAACTTTTTCCGATGATTGCAAGATCAcctgaaaaaaataagaaacaacATCATTGCGTCCGCTTCAGTCGCCAAAATCATCCCTAAAATACATGCGACCAGGTTTTTCAGGCACAGAGTTATTACGTCATAGATCGCGTGGTATTTATAAATCACTCCGACTGCAagtcacatttttatttgaatgtttttttcattttcatttcctttttatttaaattcttaattgCCGTGCTATCCAATTTAATGTGAACCGATAACTGCGACATTCATTCACTAGATTCTCGTGAATGAATGTAAAGTGAGGCAGACGATGTTCTAGTGACGAGAACATCGTCTGCCTCACTTTACGCGCATGCGCCCCTGGTGCTGTCATTTCGTCATGGCTGACACTGGCTGGCCAGGCTGTGCGACGAGTTTGAAAGGTGTCATACTGGACATGTGTGGCGTTTTATATGACAGCGGGGAGGGCGACGGGGTCGCCATACCCGGTTCAATTGAAGCCGTTAAAAAGTGAGTGAATAAGTAGCGAGTCGTTTTAGTCCTTGGAGATTTTAGCTGCGTGCACGCTCACTATATGGATCAAAGTGCGCGCGCAGTCGGTTATGGTTTGCAGTTCCTTTGCTAGACTCCCAAAGGGTCCGTGTGCAGGCAAGGTACTGCATGTTTGAGCCGTCTTCTAGCTCATTGTCACTGGGTCCTCCGTCCTCAATCTGCCCCCCTGTTTCCTTTCCAAAGGCTCAAGGCATCTGACCTGCAGCTGCGCTTCTGCACCAATGAGACTCAGGCCGCCAGAGAGAAGTTTGTCGCCACGCTTCAAAGACTGGGCTTTGACATCCTCGTGTCGGAGGTCTTCTCTCCT
This region includes:
- the oat gene encoding ornithine aminotransferase, mitochondrial codes for the protein MKGMIFQLSRNLSRAAPVLSRGLHSGTRPASTAATKLMSDRSLTSDEIYAREDKYGAHNYHPLPVALERGEGIYLWDVEGSRYYDFLSAYSAVNQGHCHPKIVAALSAQASKLSLTSRAFYNNVLGVYEEYITGLFGYDKVLPMNTGVEACETACKLARKWAYNVKGVPKNQAKIIFADGNFWGRTMAAISSSTDPSSYEGFGPFMPGFEIVPYNDIPSLEKAFQDPNVAAFMVEPIQGEAGVVVPDQGYLTKVRELCTKYNVLWIDDEVQTGLARTGRRLAVDHEEVRPDIVVLGKALSGGVYPVSAVLCDDEIMLTIKPGEHGSTYGGNPIACQVAVAALKVLEEEKLAENAQRMGVLLRSELSKLPKDIVTTVRGKGLLNAVVIKESKDYNAWKVCLRLRDSGLLAKPTHGDIIRLAPPLTIKEHELHDCIDIIQRTILSF